One genomic window of Fusarium fujikuroi IMI 58289 draft genome, chromosome FFUJ_chr01 includes the following:
- a CDS encoding related to thioredoxin-like protein, with protein sequence MSQNSVVTIDSKRHFDSVLKSSRIVIADFYADWSDTSNQIAPIYERFAKDVAQPNLITLVKVNSDNQQELSQEYKITNPPTFIVFADGKQVDQVQGADPQKLRDTLMKIPALASSLNEKTARENAGSASGGPSWKGMEAPRGYNDITDQIELRDLEVLNADESAGTVRVLFDGSKPSGLGNGKGTSKDYVQSGADDQLLLYIPFQSIVKLHTLQLTSLPPKDDEDVMRPGNIHLYINRTHNLDFNEADDTEPTQAIEISPEDWNEEGTVSLSLRYVKFQKTSSLVIYVQQGEGDGETVRLDRVRLVGEAGAKREMGKLQKVGEDE encoded by the exons ATGTCGCAGAACTCGGTCGTCACTATAGACTCGAAGCGTCACTTCGACTCGGTCCTCAAGTCGTCACGTATAGTCATCGCTGACT TCTACGCTGATTGGTCTGACACTTCCAACCAGATCGCTCCTATCTACGAAAGATTCGCCAAAGACGTCGCGCAGCCGAATCTCATCACGctggtcaaggtcaacagCGACAACCAACAAGAGCTCTCGCAAGAATACAAAATCACAAACCCGCCAACCTTCATCGTTTTTGCAGATGGAAAGCAGGTCGACCAGGTCCAGGGTGCCGATCCTCAGAAACTTAGGGATACGCTCATGAAGATACCTGCCTTGGCCTCTTCGCTCAACGAAAAGACCGCCAGAGAAAATGCTGGCTCGGCCAGTGGTGGTCCCAGCTGGAAGGGTATGGAAGCTCCACGAGGCTACAACGACATCACCGACCAAATAGAACTCCGTGATCTGGAGGTTCTCAACGCTGATGAGAGCGCCGGGACTGTTAGGGTTCTCTTCGATGGTTCCAAGCCAAGCGGCCTCGGTAACGGCAAAGGAACCTCCAAGGACTACGTGCAGAGCGGTGCAGATGACCAGCTGCTTTTGTACATCCCTTTCCAGTCCATTGTCAAACTCCACACTCTCCAG CTCACTTCCCTCCCTCCCaaagacgacgaagatgtgATGAGGCCCGGCAACATTCACCTGTATATCAACCGCACTCATAATCTCGACTTCAACGAAGCCGACGATACCGAACCAACACAGGCTATCGAGATTTCCCCTGAGGATTGGAACGAGGAGGGAACAGTGAGCCTGAGCTTGCGATATGTGAAATTCCAGAAGACATCGAGTCTGGTGATCTACGTTCAGCagggtgagggtgatggGGAGACTGTTCGTCTCGACAGAGTGAGACTCGTaggagaagctggagccaAGCGAGAGATGGGCAAGCTCCAGAAGGTAGGAGAGGACGAGTAA